The candidate division KSB1 bacterium genome includes a window with the following:
- a CDS encoding alcohol dehydrogenase catalytic domain-containing protein, which yields MLALQFDGTLKLREVDVPRPRQGEALIRMRVAGICNTDLEITRGYFGFRGTLGHEFVGEVIEAPGNEEWVGARVVGEINLACGACWYCQRDLQRHCPNRTVLGIAGKDGCFAEYLTLPVRNLHRVPADLDDEVAVFTEPLAASLEILEQVRVAPGSLVCVIGDGKLGLLAAQVLLLTGANVHIVGKHRHKLAVAESFGAKPVDSDALSDKQYPLVVEASGSPAGLERAIRLVRPRGTIVLKSTYAEKPCVDTSRLVVDEVQVVGSRCGPFEPALRLLVREGVRTRPLVSGTFPLSRGLEAFAKAQEAGALKVLLRNEGW from the coding sequence ATGTTAGCCCTGCAATTCGATGGAACCCTGAAGCTTCGGGAAGTCGATGTGCCACGTCCCCGCCAGGGAGAAGCCCTCATCCGGATGCGGGTGGCAGGGATCTGCAACACGGACCTCGAGATAACCCGCGGCTATTTCGGGTTTCGGGGAACCTTAGGCCATGAGTTCGTGGGTGAGGTGATCGAAGCGCCGGGCAATGAGGAGTGGGTGGGCGCACGCGTCGTCGGAGAGATCAACCTGGCGTGTGGCGCCTGCTGGTATTGCCAGCGCGACTTGCAGCGACACTGCCCGAACCGCACAGTTCTGGGAATCGCCGGCAAGGACGGCTGCTTTGCGGAGTACCTGACGCTGCCCGTCCGCAACCTCCACCGTGTGCCCGCCGATCTGGACGATGAGGTGGCCGTGTTCACCGAGCCTTTGGCAGCCAGCCTGGAGATTCTTGAGCAGGTCCGGGTGGCCCCGGGGAGCCTTGTGTGCGTGATCGGCGACGGGAAGCTCGGTCTGCTCGCCGCTCAGGTGCTGCTCCTCACCGGAGCGAACGTCCACATCGTGGGCAAACACAGGCACAAACTGGCCGTGGCCGAGTCCTTCGGGGCCAAGCCCGTGGACTCAGACGCCTTATCCGACAAACAGTACCCTCTGGTGGTGGAGGCCAGCGGTTCTCCTGCAGGATTGGAACGGGCGATCCGCCTGGTTCGTCCGCGGGGCACAATCGTGCTGAAGAGCACCTACGCGGAGAAGCCGTGTGTGGACACCTCTCGCCTCGTCGTGGATGAGGTGCAGGTGGTGGGCTCGCGGTGCGGGCCTTTCGAACCCGCGCTGCGATTGCTTGTGCGAGAAGGCGTTCGCACACGGCCGTTGGTGAGCGGAACGTTCCCGCTCTCCCGAGGTCTGGAGGCTTTCGCGAAGGCGCAAGAGGCGGGCGCGCTGAAAGTTCTTCTCCGAAACGAAGGGTGGTAG
- a CDS encoding tetratricopeptide repeat protein has translation MSALTAVGILIAVCLAVLAVHAARGGRMWLAWVEFAGVVAVAVAAALGPYGTGPEVLAFSAMAVVSLVLCVNAGVVVYDFHAGRTRRGRRIPRAGVFYRMISEEGELRAEVAGRETEEVTEGLQALELWKSGNDSYLEGRYLDALSKYDLSGRWVPSVAAYVNASAVCLELEKLEDAVRYADLAISLDEESAEAWQNRALALDRLRDLSGALSAYRKVVEKEPANAAVFLLMGRVLRRLGQLEEAAEALDQGLELDPENPELLFEKSLVLIRQERREEALPYLEGAVRRNPKHHAAYFHLANALNRMGRVEEALHYYELVVRLRPEYPEAWNNRGIALSKLGKTKKAIESYLKAITLRPEYHEAWINLGLAYDSLGKSSEAIHAYRRFLELAPKSMVKHIELTRRRVEELERVAAGDNSALATDEAFAGPKRKVQRRGSRHQK, from the coding sequence ATGTCGGCCCTGACCGCCGTCGGGATCCTGATCGCCGTTTGCCTTGCCGTGCTGGCGGTCCACGCGGCGCGGGGAGGCAGGATGTGGTTAGCGTGGGTCGAGTTCGCTGGCGTGGTCGCTGTGGCCGTGGCAGCGGCGCTGGGTCCGTACGGGACCGGCCCCGAGGTGCTTGCGTTCTCGGCCATGGCCGTTGTGTCGCTCGTACTCTGCGTGAACGCAGGGGTTGTCGTCTACGACTTTCACGCTGGGAGGACGAGGCGAGGCCGTCGGATCCCGCGCGCGGGGGTTTTTTATCGGATGATCTCTGAGGAGGGCGAACTCCGGGCCGAGGTCGCTGGGCGGGAGACCGAAGAAGTCACAGAGGGGCTGCAGGCTCTGGAGCTCTGGAAGTCCGGAAACGACTCCTACCTGGAAGGGCGCTACCTCGATGCCCTATCGAAATACGACCTCTCGGGCCGGTGGGTACCATCGGTGGCCGCCTACGTGAACGCCTCGGCCGTCTGTCTGGAACTGGAGAAGTTGGAGGACGCGGTACGCTACGCCGACCTGGCCATCTCTCTCGACGAGGAGTCTGCCGAGGCCTGGCAGAACCGCGCCTTGGCCCTCGATCGGCTGCGCGACCTGTCCGGGGCGCTCAGCGCCTACCGGAAAGTGGTGGAGAAAGAACCGGCGAACGCCGCGGTCTTCCTCCTGATGGGAAGGGTCCTCCGGCGCCTCGGCCAGCTGGAGGAAGCGGCAGAAGCTCTGGACCAGGGATTAGAGCTGGATCCGGAGAACCCGGAGCTGCTCTTCGAGAAAAGCCTGGTTCTGATCCGTCAGGAGCGGCGGGAGGAGGCCCTCCCCTACCTGGAAGGCGCGGTCCGTCGCAATCCCAAACATCACGCGGCCTATTTCCACCTGGCCAATGCCCTCAATCGCATGGGAAGGGTGGAGGAGGCTTTGCACTACTACGAACTCGTCGTCCGCCTGCGCCCGGAGTATCCAGAGGCCTGGAACAATCGGGGCATTGCCCTCAGCAAGTTGGGGAAGACGAAGAAAGCCATCGAGAGCTATCTCAAAGCCATCACCTTACGGCCCGAATACCACGAGGCATGGATCAATCTCGGTCTTGCGTACGACTCCCTGGGTAAGAGCAGCGAGGCAATTCACGCCTACCGGCGTTTCCTGGAGCTGGCGCCGAAGTCGATGGTTAAACATATCGAGCTGACGCGGCGGCGCGTGGAAGAACTCGAGCGTGTGGCGGCCGGCGACAACTCTGCCCTTGCGACCGACGAGGCGTTTGCGGGGCCGAAGAGGAAAGTTCAGAGACGCGGGTCCCGACACCAGAAATGA
- a CDS encoding endonuclease III domain-containing protein: MVGAILTQNTNWKNVEKAILALKQKGALRPESIAAMDQANLADTIRAAGYYNQKAERLRAFARFFLEEYGGSVEAMKCEDPAVLREKLLRIRGIGRETADSILAYALGKPVFVVDAYTRRIFARHGWATPGAEYDEIRREVEGSLPADASLLGEFHALLVYIGQHFCRRQARCESCPLVIYPRVEGSGGLRPKAKGR; encoded by the coding sequence ATGGTAGGCGCTATCTTAACGCAGAACACCAATTGGAAGAATGTCGAAAAGGCGATCTTGGCCCTAAAGCAGAAAGGCGCGCTCAGGCCAGAGTCCATCGCAGCGATGGACCAGGCCAATCTGGCCGACACCATTCGGGCCGCGGGCTACTACAACCAGAAGGCGGAGCGACTGAGAGCCTTCGCCCGCTTTTTCCTCGAGGAGTACGGTGGCTCCGTCGAGGCCATGAAATGCGAGGATCCAGCGGTACTAAGGGAGAAGCTTCTGCGCATCCGCGGGATCGGACGGGAGACGGCCGATTCCATCCTCGCCTACGCCCTCGGCAAGCCGGTGTTTGTAGTGGATGCCTACACCCGTCGCATCTTCGCCCGCCATGGCTGGGCCACTCCGGGCGCCGAGTACGACGAGATCCGCCGGGAAGTGGAGGGCAGCTTGCCCGCGGATGCTTCGCTCCTTGGCGAATTTCACGCCCTTCTCGTCTACATTGGTCAGCACTTCTGCCGACGACAGGCCAGGTGCGAATCTTGTCCTCTGGTCATCTACCCCCGTGTGGAGGGAAGCGGGGGACTCCGGCCCAAGGCGAAGGGGAGGTGA
- a CDS encoding amidohydrolase, whose protein sequence is MRSFLAMLVLTAAVGCREQADLAVVAEKIVTMSREKPIAEVMLIRDGKILKVGDRQSLRREVEAARERLELPPGLVVYPGFLDAHVHVAEIGRSLEEVDLVGKGSLEEALEAVAEAARRIPEGKWILGRGWDHNDWPVKSFPTKMDLDRVAPAHPVCLWRIDGHVVWVNSRALALAGIDASTKDPPGGVIGRVEGTQEPSGILIDNAMDFVSRVLPQPTPEDLERYLARAMDHFASLGLTCVHDAGVDSPTFAAYRKLVREGKAKIRVYVMASPGPLLDLLLAQGPILDPGRDMLMARALKLFADGAMGSRGALLFEPYADDPSNYGLNLTSPETLYDLTVRCLKKGIQVCTHAIGDRANRMVLDVYERALQEVPVPDARLRIEHAQVLRPEDVPRFARLGVIASMQPTHATSDMPWAESRLGPERVKGAYAWRWLLDAGARIAGGSDAPVESANPLLGLYAAVTRQDLRGFPDGGWLPEQRVSLEEALRMFTTEAAWACFAERTLGSLEPGKWADFVVIDRDLSRIPPREIPGAKVVLTAVAGRIVHRANEYLPRQRPQGDQGINSLDMPGRIG, encoded by the coding sequence ATGCGGAGCTTCTTGGCAATGCTGGTTCTGACAGCCGCGGTGGGATGCCGGGAGCAGGCTGACCTGGCCGTGGTCGCGGAGAAGATCGTGACCATGAGCAGGGAAAAGCCGATCGCTGAGGTGATGCTCATTCGTGACGGAAAGATCCTCAAGGTGGGGGATCGGCAATCTCTTCGGCGGGAGGTAGAGGCCGCCCGCGAGCGGCTTGAGCTGCCCCCGGGACTCGTGGTCTACCCCGGCTTTCTGGACGCCCATGTCCACGTTGCGGAGATCGGGCGATCGCTGGAGGAAGTGGATCTGGTTGGCAAGGGGAGTCTGGAGGAGGCCCTCGAGGCGGTGGCCGAGGCGGCCCGGCGCATCCCAGAGGGAAAGTGGATTCTCGGCCGCGGCTGGGATCACAATGATTGGCCGGTAAAGTCGTTTCCCACGAAAATGGACCTGGACAGGGTCGCTCCTGCGCATCCCGTATGTCTCTGGCGGATCGACGGACACGTCGTGTGGGTGAACTCTCGCGCCCTTGCTCTTGCCGGCATCGACGCTTCTACGAAGGATCCACCGGGGGGAGTCATCGGGCGGGTGGAAGGCACCCAGGAGCCGAGCGGCATTCTCATTGACAACGCGATGGACTTCGTGAGCCGCGTCCTTCCGCAGCCGACGCCGGAGGACCTTGAGCGCTACCTGGCTCGGGCGATGGACCACTTTGCCTCGCTCGGTCTGACGTGCGTCCACGACGCAGGCGTCGACTCCCCCACGTTCGCTGCGTACAGGAAGCTTGTCCGGGAGGGGAAGGCTAAGATCCGCGTCTACGTAATGGCCTCGCCGGGGCCCCTGCTCGATCTGCTGCTCGCACAAGGGCCTATTCTGGATCCCGGTAGGGACATGCTAATGGCCCGCGCGCTCAAGCTCTTCGCCGACGGAGCCATGGGCTCGCGCGGAGCGCTGCTTTTCGAACCGTACGCAGACGATCCGAGTAACTACGGGTTGAATCTCACGTCGCCCGAGACCCTCTACGATCTCACCGTCCGTTGCCTCAAGAAGGGGATCCAGGTCTGCACCCACGCGATCGGAGACCGCGCCAATCGGATGGTTCTGGACGTGTACGAGCGTGCCCTTCAAGAGGTGCCGGTTCCGGATGCGCGTCTCCGCATTGAGCATGCCCAGGTCCTGAGACCGGAGGATGTGCCCCGGTTCGCTCGCCTGGGGGTTATTGCTTCGATGCAGCCAACCCACGCCACCTCTGATATGCCGTGGGCGGAGAGTCGACTGGGCCCGGAGCGGGTCAAAGGGGCGTACGCTTGGCGCTGGCTCTTGGACGCCGGGGCGCGCATCGCGGGCGGCTCCGACGCACCCGTAGAGTCCGCAAATCCTCTGCTCGGACTCTACGCGGCCGTCACGCGCCAGGACCTGCGGGGGTTTCCTGATGGCGGCTGGCTACCGGAACAGCGAGTCTCCCTGGAGGAGGCGCTGCGAATGTTCACCACAGAGGCGGCGTGGGCTTGCTTTGCCGAAAGGACCCTTGGCTCCCTCGAGCCGGGGAAGTGGGCCGATTTCGTGGTCATCGACAGAGATCTCAGCCGCATTCCACCCCGGGAGATTCCGGGGGCAAAGGTCGTGCTCACCGCTGTCGCGGGGAGGATTGTGCATCGAGCCAACGAATACCTCCCGCGGCAACGCCCGCAGGGGGATCAGGGGATCAATTCCCTTGACATGCCGGGCCGAATTGGGTAA
- the der gene encoding ribosome biogenesis GTPase Der yields MNQELDKPVVAIVGRPNVGKSTLFNRILRQQLAIVDDQPGVTRDRLYGEAEWGGRRFVLIDTGGYVPETEDLIEQAVREQVQYALEEATAILFVCDAQVGVTPLDQQIARDLSRRGKPVILVANKADSARRELDGYEFYQLGLGDPVPISATLGRRIGDLLDRLVSLFPPPQPRASAGAADESVRIAVVGRPNVGKSSFINAVLGQPKLIVTEIPGTTRDSIDTLVEYRGQRITLIDTAGLRRRSRIREAVEFYSTVRTHRAIRRSEVVVLMIDADEGLAAQDKRILEEILEAKRGAVLAVNKWDLLQKDTELAERYRKALQEELRIYSYVPIVFTSALRNWRVTDVLDAALAVSQELRKRIDTHEVNRFLQEALAAYPPPAYGTKYVKIKYAAQVATGPPVFAFFCNIPKGIKASYRQYLENRLRERFGFQGVPLVLTFRRK; encoded by the coding sequence ATGAATCAGGAACTGGACAAACCTGTGGTAGCCATCGTTGGGCGGCCGAACGTCGGCAAGTCCACTCTGTTCAACCGCATTCTCCGCCAGCAGCTGGCTATCGTGGACGACCAGCCCGGTGTGACCCGTGATCGCCTCTACGGGGAGGCCGAGTGGGGAGGACGGCGCTTCGTTCTGATCGACACCGGGGGATACGTTCCCGAGACCGAGGACCTGATCGAGCAGGCCGTGCGCGAGCAGGTCCAGTACGCCCTCGAAGAAGCCACGGCGATCCTTTTTGTGTGCGACGCTCAGGTCGGTGTGACCCCCCTCGATCAGCAGATCGCCCGCGATCTTTCCCGTAGGGGTAAGCCGGTCATTCTGGTGGCCAATAAGGCCGATAGCGCGCGGCGGGAGCTGGACGGCTACGAGTTCTACCAGCTTGGTCTGGGAGACCCGGTACCCATCTCGGCCACCCTCGGGCGCAGGATTGGGGATCTTCTCGATCGTCTGGTCAGCCTTTTCCCTCCGCCGCAGCCGCGCGCTTCGGCTGGGGCGGCGGACGAGTCCGTCCGGATTGCCGTGGTGGGACGTCCCAATGTGGGCAAATCGAGCTTCATCAACGCCGTGCTCGGTCAGCCCAAGCTGATTGTCACGGAGATTCCCGGGACCACCCGCGACAGCATCGATACCCTCGTCGAATACCGCGGGCAGAGGATCACGCTCATCGATACCGCTGGGCTGCGCCGGCGTTCCCGCATTCGCGAGGCGGTGGAGTTCTACAGTACTGTCCGGACCCACCGGGCGATCCGGCGCAGCGAGGTGGTCGTCCTCATGATCGACGCCGACGAGGGCCTGGCTGCCCAGGACAAGCGGATCCTGGAGGAGATCTTGGAGGCCAAACGCGGTGCCGTCCTGGCCGTCAACAAATGGGATCTTCTCCAGAAAGACACGGAGCTGGCCGAGAGGTACCGGAAGGCGCTACAGGAGGAGCTCCGAATCTACAGTTACGTGCCAATCGTGTTTACCTCCGCTCTCCGGAACTGGCGGGTGACCGATGTGCTGGATGCTGCCCTTGCCGTGTCCCAGGAACTCCGCAAACGCATCGACACCCACGAGGTGAACCGCTTTCTGCAGGAAGCGCTGGCAGCTTACCCCCCACCCGCGTACGGGACCAAGTACGTCAAGATCAAATACGCAGCTCAGGTGGCCACTGGCCCTCCGGTCTTTGCCTTCTTCTGCAACATTCCCAAGGGCATTAAGGCGTCGTACCGGCAATACCTCGAGAATCGGCTGCGCGAGCGATTTGGCTTTCAGGGAGTGCCCCTTGTTCTCACCTTCCGGCGCAAGTAG
- a CDS encoding DUF512 domain-containing protein, with product MLVVRNVARRGTARRLGLVEGDRILQVNGSPVRDEIDFQFYGSEEEVRLRVLRGREVLELSGRRRFGEPWGIAFEEIKYRSCGNHCIFCFVDQNPPGLRPSLYFKDEDYRLSFLHGNYVTLTNVGRRDLQRIIEQRLSPLYVSVHATDPFVRTKLLGIRRDDGLLAKLQELVEGGIEIHAQIVLVPDYNDGEVLLRTLEDLRQMAPGLASVAVVPVGLTRYRQGLPELRPVDSSLAAQVVEALEPIARELRRTLGRHWIYLADELYLLAGLPIPPSERYDDFPQVENGVGMLRSFLDVLAMEAPQFPKRLPRARTLGILTGELMAPILRERVLPALSAIEGLEVEIRAVRNRFFGDSVSVSGLLVGADLAAEGQLFRRTPDLVLIPGNALNPDGLFLDDWTVPRLEKAIGSEVIPVGQSLREVLRVLSGRGTRVGSQRARWVKRSVRP from the coding sequence ATGCTGGTGGTACGTAACGTAGCGCGAAGGGGAACCGCGCGCCGGCTGGGCCTGGTCGAGGGCGACCGTATCCTGCAGGTGAATGGCTCCCCCGTCCGGGACGAAATCGACTTCCAATTCTACGGGTCGGAGGAAGAGGTTCGTTTGCGCGTGCTGCGCGGGCGGGAGGTGCTGGAGCTTTCCGGTAGGCGCCGCTTCGGTGAGCCGTGGGGAATTGCCTTTGAAGAGATAAAATACCGCTCGTGCGGCAACCACTGCATCTTCTGCTTCGTCGACCAGAACCCCCCGGGTTTGCGCCCAAGCCTGTACTTCAAGGACGAGGATTATCGGCTCAGCTTCCTTCACGGCAACTACGTGACCTTGACGAACGTGGGCCGGCGCGATCTGCAACGGATCATCGAGCAGCGGCTTTCTCCGCTGTACGTGAGCGTGCACGCGACTGATCCCTTCGTTCGCACCAAGCTCCTGGGGATTCGAAGGGACGATGGTCTCCTCGCAAAGCTCCAGGAGCTGGTGGAGGGCGGAATCGAGATCCACGCGCAGATCGTCCTGGTCCCAGACTACAACGACGGCGAGGTGCTGCTGCGCACCCTGGAAGATCTCCGCCAGATGGCCCCCGGTCTTGCCTCGGTAGCTGTGGTTCCCGTAGGTTTGACCCGCTACCGGCAGGGGTTGCCGGAACTGCGGCCCGTGGACTCGAGCCTGGCCGCGCAGGTGGTGGAGGCATTGGAGCCCATCGCCCGGGAGCTGCGGCGAACCCTGGGCAGGCACTGGATCTACCTGGCCGACGAATTGTACCTGCTTGCGGGCCTACCCATACCGCCCAGTGAGCGCTACGACGACTTCCCCCAGGTCGAAAACGGCGTGGGGATGCTCCGCAGCTTTCTGGACGTCCTTGCCATGGAGGCACCGCAGTTCCCGAAGCGTCTTCCAAGAGCCCGGACCCTCGGCATCCTGACCGGGGAACTCATGGCCCCGATCCTGCGAGAGAGGGTGCTCCCGGCGCTGAGCGCCATCGAAGGCCTCGAGGTGGAGATTCGGGCGGTGAGGAACCGCTTCTTCGGGGATAGCGTATCAGTGTCCGGACTTTTGGTTGGGGCGGACCTGGCCGCGGAGGGCCAACTCTTCCGCAGAACCCCCGATCTCGTCCTTATCCCCGGGAACGCGCTGAATCCCGACGGTCTCTTTCTGGACGACTGGACCGTACCACGTCTGGAAAAAGCGATCGGGTCAGAGGTAATTCCGGTGGGACAGTCTTTGCGCGAGGTGCTGCGGGTGCTGAGTGGGAGAGGGACCAGAGTCGGGTCGCAGAGGGCCAGGTGGGTGAAGCGTTCCGTTCGGCCCTGA
- a CDS encoding AI-2E family transporter has translation MAALNQPEFPIGGEKALTRSQARSARHEFLALVVGLVLIAVGAALYRLRESISPALLALAAWVLLYPYRRVQGVRLALWAISLVFCVQLVVVLKTVLFPFVLSLGLAYLLDPLVGILARRGLPRTLTILLLDALALGAIVAVVALLIPKLLAEVGSLVEQMVSQAPALQEWYTNQVGPYLSRFGLDSSRLVQELIGSLPQRSQGLLRVLFNGLVSAGTGLSNLLGQLLTLVLVPFVTFYLLRDFEKVRQGTKELLVPARHRPAAVAIYRRIDRVVSGFVRGQLLVCLLVGSLTALGLFVAGIRYSLALGILAGVLNLVPYVGITVTLIVAVLIGLFDPYPWSTVLKTILVIEGVQIVESTVLSPRIVGNRVGLHPVWVMLAVIVFSRLMGVVGLFVAVPVAAVLKELALDYLRARQVEGSDAGGT, from the coding sequence ATGGCAGCTCTGAACCAACCAGAGTTTCCGATCGGGGGCGAGAAGGCGTTGACGAGGTCGCAGGCTCGGTCAGCCCGGCACGAGTTCCTTGCTCTGGTCGTGGGCCTTGTGCTGATCGCAGTGGGGGCTGCCCTCTACCGCCTGCGTGAGTCGATTTCGCCAGCCCTGCTTGCGCTGGCGGCGTGGGTCCTCCTGTACCCCTACCGGAGAGTCCAGGGCGTCCGTCTGGCCCTGTGGGCGATTTCGCTCGTGTTCTGCGTCCAGCTTGTCGTGGTTCTGAAGACAGTCCTGTTTCCCTTCGTTCTGTCGTTGGGATTGGCCTATCTTCTCGACCCCCTGGTGGGGATCCTGGCCCGAAGGGGACTTCCGCGAACCCTGACGATCCTCCTCCTCGACGCCCTGGCTCTGGGAGCCATCGTGGCCGTTGTGGCTCTGCTGATCCCCAAGCTTCTCGCTGAGGTAGGCTCGCTGGTGGAGCAGATGGTCAGTCAGGCCCCTGCCCTCCAGGAATGGTACACCAATCAGGTCGGTCCGTACCTGAGCCGTTTCGGCCTGGACTCGTCCCGGCTGGTCCAGGAGCTGATCGGTTCTCTGCCCCAGCGATCCCAGGGACTGTTGCGCGTTCTCTTCAACGGCCTCGTGAGCGCCGGCACGGGGCTTTCCAACTTGCTCGGGCAGTTGCTTACCCTGGTCCTGGTGCCCTTCGTGACGTTTTACCTGCTGCGGGATTTCGAGAAGGTTCGTCAGGGGACCAAAGAGCTCCTCGTCCCGGCTCGCCACCGGCCGGCGGCGGTGGCCATTTATCGGCGCATCGATCGGGTCGTGAGCGGGTTTGTCCGGGGGCAACTGCTGGTGTGTTTGCTCGTCGGTTCCTTGACGGCGCTTGGTCTTTTCGTCGCGGGGATCCGTTACAGCCTGGCGCTTGGGATCTTAGCGGGGGTGCTGAACCTTGTCCCGTACGTTGGGATCACGGTGACCCTGATCGTCGCGGTACTCATCGGTCTCTTCGACCCGTACCCCTGGTCCACCGTGCTCAAAACGATCCTGGTGATTGAGGGCGTCCAGATCGTTGAGAGTACCGTTCTCAGCCCACGGATCGTGGGCAACAGAGTTGGGCTTCACCCCGTGTGGGTGATGCTGGCCGTTATAGTGTTCTCTCGATTGATGGGCGTCGTGGGGCTATTCGTGGCTGTGCCGGTGGCGGCGGTCCTCAAGGAACTCGCCCTGGACTACCTCCGGGCAAGGCAGGTGGAGGGAAGCGATGCTGGTGGTACGTAA
- a CDS encoding cyclase family protein, protein MQESESWMELSFPIGRCAPVFPGESPPVVEAVADFQRGDGYRLRRYTLTGHVATHVDAPAHVIPGGVTIDKIPADRFIGETYVVSVPSSGAVRRVDLEARVPEGVERLFVRTAGSGAPAPTRAYLEPEAAGWVVAAGIQLFGIDSYSVDPVDDLSLPAHRILLEQGIPVLEMLELSALEDGVYFVLAIPLRLEEGDGSPVRVLARPLESRRKASRKRRD, encoded by the coding sequence TTGCAGGAGTCTGAATCCTGGATGGAGCTTTCGTTCCCCATCGGTCGGTGCGCGCCCGTTTTCCCAGGAGAGTCGCCGCCCGTGGTCGAAGCGGTAGCCGATTTCCAGAGAGGGGATGGGTACAGGCTGAGGCGCTACACGCTCACCGGCCACGTGGCCACCCATGTGGACGCTCCTGCTCACGTGATCCCAGGCGGGGTGACGATCGACAAGATCCCGGCGGATCGTTTTATCGGGGAGACGTACGTAGTGTCCGTACCGAGCTCGGGAGCCGTTCGGCGCGTGGATCTGGAAGCCAGAGTGCCGGAGGGCGTGGAGCGCCTGTTTGTCCGCACAGCCGGTTCCGGGGCCCCTGCCCCGACGCGCGCTTACTTGGAGCCGGAAGCTGCGGGCTGGGTTGTAGCAGCGGGGATCCAGCTCTTCGGGATCGACAGTTATTCGGTGGACCCTGTGGACGATCTTTCCCTTCCCGCCCATCGTATTCTCCTCGAGCAGGGGATCCCGGTGCTGGAAATGCTCGAACTCAGCGCCCTGGAGGACGGTGTCTACTTCGTCCTGGCTATTCCTCTTCGGCTCGAGGAGGGGGACGGTTCCCCCGTACGCGTGCTGGCGCGTCCTCTGGAGTCGCGCCGGAAGGCCTCGAGGAAACGAAGGGATTAA
- a CDS encoding aldehyde dehydrogenase family protein — MAEVFPLYLAGEWRETAEKLEDRNPFDGSLLGLVCQAGESEAELAVREAMEAAESLRDLPAYRRAEILLRVASSLSQEKEAFVDLMSREAGIPRFFTGMEVERAIHTLTTAAEEAKRIGGEVIPLDLLRGSERRWAFTRRVPLGPVLGITPFNFPLNLVLHKLAPAIAAGDPVIIKPSPHTPCTALRLAQLFEEAGLPKGALSVLPARVEVAERLVRDDRLRLVSFTGSAAVGWYLKSIAGRKKVVLELGGNAGVIVHSDAPDLEYAAQRIAIGAFGSAGQVCISVQRIFVHRPIYDDFKARLIRASQALPVGDPLDPATRVGPMIDSANLQRVATWVGNAVKKGATVLLGGRAEPPFYLPTLLEGVDHSCEVYAEEVFGPVAVIEPYNRFQEAIALVNDSRFGLQAGVFTADIRNLLLAADRLEVGGVIWNDVPTYRVDHMPYGGVKESGFGREGLRWAIEEMTELKLVVVNPSV; from the coding sequence ATGGCGGAAGTTTTTCCCCTTTACCTCGCGGGTGAATGGCGCGAAACAGCCGAGAAGCTCGAAGATCGTAATCCCTTCGATGGCAGCCTGCTCGGACTCGTCTGTCAGGCGGGTGAGTCGGAGGCGGAGCTTGCCGTCCGTGAGGCAATGGAGGCCGCCGAGTCCCTCCGCGATCTGCCGGCCTACCGGAGAGCGGAGATCCTGCTTCGCGTGGCCTCTTCCCTGTCCCAGGAGAAGGAGGCCTTCGTAGACCTAATGAGCCGTGAGGCGGGCATTCCGCGTTTCTTCACGGGCATGGAGGTAGAGAGGGCAATCCACACGCTGACGACGGCTGCCGAGGAGGCAAAGCGCATCGGCGGGGAGGTAATCCCCCTCGACTTGCTGCGCGGCTCGGAGCGGCGGTGGGCTTTTACGCGCCGGGTTCCTCTTGGGCCCGTGCTCGGAATCACGCCCTTCAATTTCCCTCTCAACCTTGTACTTCACAAGCTGGCTCCGGCGATCGCGGCGGGGGATCCGGTGATCATTAAGCCTTCGCCGCACACTCCGTGCACGGCCCTGCGCTTGGCCCAGCTGTTCGAGGAGGCTGGCCTGCCCAAAGGCGCCCTGAGCGTATTGCCCGCCCGCGTCGAAGTGGCGGAACGGCTGGTGCGCGACGATCGCCTGCGCCTGGTCAGCTTCACCGGAAGTGCAGCCGTCGGCTGGTACCTGAAGTCGATCGCTGGGCGCAAGAAGGTGGTACTCGAGCTCGGAGGAAACGCCGGTGTCATCGTCCACTCCGACGCACCGGATCTGGAGTACGCGGCCCAGCGGATCGCCATCGGCGCGTTCGGATCGGCCGGGCAGGTCTGCATTTCCGTTCAGAGAATCTTCGTGCACCGGCCTATCTACGACGACTTCAAAGCCCGATTGATCCGCGCCAGCCAGGCACTTCCCGTGGGCGACCCACTCGATCCAGCTACTCGGGTGGGGCCGATGATCGATAGCGCCAATCTCCAGCGCGTGGCAACCTGGGTCGGCAATGCTGTGAAGAAGGGGGCCACGGTGCTTCTTGGAGGACGGGCCGAGCCGCCTTTCTACCTTCCCACTCTCCTGGAAGGTGTGGACCACAGCTGCGAAGTGTACGCGGAGGAGGTCTTCGGGCCAGTAGCCGTGATCGAGCCCTACAACCGCTTCCAGGAGGCCATCGCCCTGGTGAACGATTCCCGTTTCGGACTCCAGGCAGGGGTCTTCACCGCCGACATCCGGAACCTCCTGCTCGCCGCGGATCGACTGGAAGTGGGAGGAGTGATCTGGAACGATGTGCCTACGTACCGTGTGGACCATATGCCTTACGGCGGCGTCAAGGAATCCGGCTTCGGACGAGAGGGTCTTCGCTGGGCCATTGAGGAGATGACCGAGCTGAAGCTCGTAGTCGTCAATCCCTCGGTCTGA